The following are encoded together in the Primulina tabacum isolate GXHZ01 chromosome 18, ASM2559414v2, whole genome shotgun sequence genome:
- the LOC142533346 gene encoding uncharacterized protein LOC142533346 codes for MVVIHPLCLVCAIDTAEHSGGQRVRLDLQKLNQFSVFPGQIVGVEGLNPSGHCLVASKIIDYAPLSVDFCEDHPSKKKAIDQNLQMTNFSLDVPELSLIVAAALFTTNDNLFFEPLIELLAYACRKQPQLLVLLGPFVDSDHPGLKKGLVNCTFHEMFQVEILGKVSCGIVLTIVLKYALCCFDIMLSIFTQLISIIRYTACLTQGLSLQMRGSDSNCKREFSNKRK; via the exons ATGGTAGTTATTCATCCATTATGTCTGGTTTGTGCTATTGACACTGCTGAGCATTCCGGAGGACAGCGTGTTCGTCTTGATTTGCAAAAGTTAAACCAGTTCTCTGTTTTCCCAGGACAG ATTGTTGGTGTTGAAGGGCTCAACCCTAGTGGACATTGCCTTGTTGCGTCAAAGATTATTGATTATGCCCCCTTATCTGTTGATTTTTGTGAGGACCatccttcaaaaaaaaaagccaTAGATCAGAATCTTCAGATGACAAATTTCTCTCTAGATGTGCCCGAGCTGTCATTG ATTGTTGCGGCAGCTCTGTTTACAACAAATGATAATTTATTCTTTGAGCCCTTAATTGAGCTTCTAGCATATGCATGCCGGAAGCAGCCTCAATTGCTTGTCCTG CTAGGGCCTTTCGTCGATTCTGATCATCCGGGGCTTAAGAAAGGACTCGTGAATTGCACatttcatgaaatgtttcagGTTGAAATCCTTGGAAAG GTAAGTTGTGGTATAGTACTCACCATAGTATTAAAATATGCTCTATGTTGTTTTGACATCATGCTTTCAATATTCACCCAACTGATCTCAATCATCAG ATACACAGCATGCCTAACCCAGGGACTTTCTCTGCAAATGAG AGGAAGTGATTCCAACTGCAAAAGAGAATTTTCGAACAAGAGGAAGTGA